The following is a genomic window from Oikeobacillus pervagus.
AACATTTTATTTCACGATTAATTCAAGCAAAGATTCCCTATTTATTTGTCACCAATAATTCTTCCCGAACAAAAGAACAAGTAGCAGAGAAATTGACGACTTTTAATATACCAGCAACACCTGAACAAATCTTTACCACTTCAATGGCAACAGCGAACTTTATGTATGAAAGAAAGCCAGCAGCAACTGTTTTTGTTATTGGGGAAGAAGGAATTCGTGAAGCTCTTACACAAAAAGGATTTACATTTGTAGATGAAAAGCCAGATTTTGTTGTGGTGGGAATTGACCGGGAAATCAATTATGAAAAATTGACCTTGGCTTGTATAGGTATAAGAAATGGAGCCACTTTTATTTCGACGAATGGAGATATTGTCATTCCAACAGAAAGAGGACTTCTACCTGGAAATGGTTCGATAACAGCTATGATTTCCGTATCCACCGAGACAGAACCTATTTTCATTGGAAAACCAGAGGCAATCATCATGGAGCAAGCATTAAAAACATTAGGAACGTCTAAAGAAGAAACCTTAATGGTAGGGGATAATTATAAAACAGATATTCTCGCGGGTATTCATGCTGGACTGGATACATTATTAGTTCACACGGGAGTCACAACGCCAGAACACTTAAAACAATATTCAATCCAACCGACCTATGCCATTCAAAATCTAGATGAATGGTCGGTATAATAGTTTGTGTGAAAACAAAGTGCCAGGTTCCTTTCCTAGAAATGAGTAGAGGATTCCTGGCATTTTGTTCTATTTAGCAACTAAAAAAATTAGAACTGAGGGTCACCCTTGAAAAATGTTATCATGCTTCCGCATTTGTTTTCATCCAGCTCCAGTGCCTATCGTCTAGCGTATTTCTCCGTCTTTTCCCTCCGATAAGTCAACATCAACTCGCAAAACCGTCTCGCTGTGTTTCCTTTATCTCAGTCAAAGACTACGAAATCCGTACGCCGATGGACAAGGCCCTTCCGCATTTGTTTTCATCCAGCTCCAGTGCCTATCGTCTAGCGTATTTCTCCGTCTTTTCCCTCCGATAAGTCAACATCAGCTCGCAAAACCATCTCGCTGTGTTTCCTTTATCTCAGTCAAAGACTACGAAATCCGAACGACGATGAACAAGGCGCTTCCGCATTTGTTTTCATTCGGTATTTGCTGCTCTATGGGCTAAGCGACTGGAAGCGGCGGCCGCAATTGCACCGACAATATCATCTAAAAAGGTGTGGACCTCACCGGTTGATTTATCATTTAAACGATCTAAAATTCCAGGTTTTTGTTTATCTATATATCCATAATTTGTGAACCCAATGGAACCGTACACATTTACAATCGAGAAAGCAAGTATTTCATCAACACCATATAACCCCTCATCCGTTTCAATAATAGATTGAAGAGGTTCTTCTAACATCTTCTTTTCCGCCAAAATATCCATTTGAATTCCGGTAATAATGGCATTTTGAACTTCCCGTTTTCCCAATACCCGTTCTACATTTTCAATACACTCTTCCATTTTTAAGTCAGGATGATACTTATTTTGAAGAAACATGACGAGTTCGGCAATATCTTCAATTTTGACTCCTCGATCTGTTAACCATTTTCGGGCGGTTTTTTCAGTTAAATCCATGGGGCTATCACTTTTTCCATTCATTCTTGATCACCTTTTCTTTCTTCATGCTTGTATTTAAGGTTATGTGAAACAAAGAGTATTTATGCGATTTTCGAAGGATTCATCATTCGATTTAGCAGGCAAAACACGATCAATACGTGAATGATAACTAGAATTAAAAGATGGCTCATATATATGATAATATCTTTTGAAATAAAATCCAATAAAAGGGGGTTGTTCAGGTGGAATTACACCATTTATTAGAAAGACATTACGGTGTAAAAATTGAAGACGTTTTGCAAGATGGAGTTGATTTAAGATACAGTTCCAAAGGGTTTCTATATACTATTAGTAATGTGACCAACTGGGAACAAGAATTATTAGCAGAATTACACAAAATGTCTAATCATTTAATGGCAAAGGGAGATCCATCTGTTTCAACTTTTGTTTCAAATAAAGACGGTCGTTTTTTAATGACGGTAAATGAAGCAGATTATGTTGTGTTAAAAAATAATCGGATCCCAAGCCCCGCTTCGATTCGTTATGGAAGGAAGTTGGCCAGATTTCACAATAGAGGTCAATATATGAATGAAAATATTCAGCATGCAAGCCGCATCGGTCAATGGAAATATTTATGGGAACAAAGGCTTGAACAATTAGAAAGCTTATTTCATCAGATTATCCGTCAGCATCCTGAAGATTCATTTGAAGAGATGTTCGTTAAGTCCTATCCCTATTATATGGGGCTTGCGGAAAATGCCATTCAATATATAGTGGATACTGAAATAGATGAACAGCCTCAAGAAGTGGATTCAGGTACTATTTGCCATGACCGTTTTCATCGTAAATCATGGGGAGATGATTTATTCATTCGCAATCCCCTAGACTGGGTGTTTGATCATCCAGGTCGGGATCTAGCTGAATGGATTCGATCAACCTATTGGAGTCATTCACGAATTTACCGGCAGGATATCCAAACCTTTTTGAATGAATACCAATCATTACGATCATTATCCGCTTTTTCATGGAGATTAATTTATGCAAGATTATTATTTCCACTCCATTATTTTGAATGTATAGAAGATTATTTTTTAACCACAGAGACCCAGACGAAAAAGCAATTAGAAGAGCAATTAGATCGAGCAATAAGAGATGCGACAGATTATGAACATTTTCTCGCACTCTTTTACGAAATAGCGAATGTCCCCGTACGCCAATATCGGATTCCGTTGATTGCATGGCTACACTAAAATGAGTGTCTTCTTGCCAAAGACTCAATATGGTAAAATAAACAAAAAGATGGCAAGGAGAGGGAGGATGGAGCGGTGAAACCTATTATTTTAATCACGAGAAAATTACCTGATGCAGCGATAAAGGATTTAAAAAATCAATATCATATCGACATGTGGGAAGAGGAAGATGTTCCTATTCCACGAGAGATATTATTGGAAAAATCTAAAAATGTCGATGCATTATTAACGATGATTACCGAAAAGATTGATGAGGAATTGATTGCGAATGCTAAACAGTTAAAAGTCATTGCCAATTGTGCAGTTGGATATGATAATGTCGATGTGGAAACGGCGACGAAATATGGGGTAGCCGTATGCAATACTCCGGATGTATTAACAGATACAACGGCAGATTTAACATTTGCTTTGCTGATGGTAACCGCTAGACGGATGATAGAAGCGGAAAAATATATTCAAAATGGTCAATGGAAAAGTTGGTCTCCTTTTTTATTAGCTGGAAAAGATATTCATCATAAAACGCTTGGAATTGTCGGCATGGGGAAAATTGGATCCAAAGTAGCAAAACGTGCGAAAGGCTTTGATATGAATATTTTATATCATAACCGTACACGAAAAATCGAAGTAGAAGAAGAGATTGGCGCCAAATACTGTTCGTTTGAAGAACTATTAAGAACAGCTGATTTTGTCGTTTGCTTAGCTCCTTTGACTCCTGAGACGGAAGGAATGTTTCAAAAAGAGCAATTTAATATGATGAAAAAGGACGCGATTTTTATCAATGTAGGAAGAGGTCCTATCGTCAATGAACAGGATTTATATGAAGCAGTAAAGAATGGAGTAATCGGTGGGGCAGGCTTAGACGTGTTCGAGAAAGAGCCGATTGATGAAACACATCCATTGCTGACTCTTCCTAATGTGGTCGCACTTCCCCATATCGGAAGTTCATCGGTTGAGACTAGAATGAGAATGATTCAATTAAGCTGCTCAAACATTGATCAAATATTAAAAGAAAAAATCCCACATACACTTGTAAATAAACAAATCATGTTATAAAAATAACTCCCTCAAACATAGATGTTGAGGGAGTTAATAGTCTTCTGTATAAAAATAGACTTAGAAAACTTGTTCTACTTCCAAAACACCTGGAACTTCTTCTAAAAGAGCGCGTTCGATTCCGGCTTTAAGAGTAATGGTAGAACTCGGGCAACTTCCGCATGCCCCTAAAAGACGTAGCTTTACAATTCCATCTTCTACATCGACAAGTTCACAGTCTCCGCCATCGCGAAGTAAGAACGGCCGTAATTTATCTAATACTTCTTGTACTTGCTCGGTCATTTGTTGGTCAGACATACTTATCGACTCCTTTCTACTATTTCTATTATAAAGAGTATTAAATAAAAAATCCATTCGAGTCGATTGTCTTTTGAAATATTTTTATTTCGAATTTTCTTATTTTCGTGTACACTAATGTAAAGCTAAAAAAATGAACGTGAAAAAAGAGAGCTGAAAGGATGTCAACATGGATAAACAGGTGGAAATTATCATTTACGGTGCAGAGGTCGTTTGTGCAAGTTGTGTGAATTCACCATCATCAAAAGAAACATACGAATGGATTGAGGCCGCTGTTTCGCGGAAATTTCCAAATCAACCTTTCAAAATATCTTATGTAGATATTCATCAACCACAAGAAGATGAACTAAAAAAATCCTTCTGCCAAAAAATCATCGACGAAGATATGTTCTACCCCGTCGTATTAATAGAAGAACAAATCGTAGGAGAAGGAAACCCAAGATTAAAAGCGATTTATGCAGAGATGGAAAAATACGGATACCGTAGTGAATGAGGTTATCAGAGAAGATGCGGGATGAACGGGCAAGATTTGTAAAAATAGGGGACTATCAGTGAACAAGAGCAGGATAGGCGAAGTTGTGCAAATTGGGAGAAGTAACGCAAAAAATGGCGGGAAATAGTCATATATTCTGGGAAATGTGCAAATAACCCCGGAAGTAGCGCAAATAACTTCAGAAGTAACGCAAAACCTTCTGGGAAATAAGCAAAAGCACTTGGGAAATGATCATTTCCCAAGAAACGCACACCCAAGCAGTAACGAAAAATAGGGTCATCCCAAAAGTTTGCGATGGCTCCACATTCCAATTTATTTTGATTAGAAATTTTGCGGAGACAGGCTCTTTTTGAGAAAACCCCATTTAGAAATTTATCCGTTATGATATTTGTATAACCAAAGTACTCCAGATTTCATAAGGCGGGCTAGACGACCGGTAATCGCGCGATCGGCTACAAATCCAAATCCTTGTTTTTTACCTAAAGAACCTAAAATGCCCTTAAGTTTGATTTCTGGAAGTTCGTCTGGAAGTGGGTCACCGTTCCAACGTTTTTGCAGGACTTGCACAATTTGCTCCGCTTGTCCTTCAGCTAGTTGCGCACTTGGAGCATGTGGTAGACTTGCGCAATCACCCACGACATATACATTTTCATGTTCAGGAATATTATGATACTTTGTTAGAACAACGCGGCCTGAACGATCTTTTTCTACATCCATTTCACGGACGACCTTACTAGGTTGAATTCCGGCTGTCCAAACAATGGCATCACATTGAACTGGATCCTCGTGATTATAGAGAAGACCAGGTTCAACTTTTGTAATATTGGCATTATTCACTACTTCTACGCCATGGTCTGTAAACCATTCATGAATATACTTACTAAGACGCTCTGGAAAAGCGGATAAAATTCGTGTACCACGGTCAAATAATTTGATGTCCAAATCTGGACGGCTCTCATGAAGCTCACTGGCCAATTCGATTCCACTTAATCCTGCTCCAACTATTCCAACAATCGAACCTGCTGGCATATTGGATAAATGTTGGTAAGACACTCTTGCTTTTCCAATCGTTTGAATGGTAAGAGAGTATTCTTCAGCACCCGGAACATTATGGAATTTGTCTTCACAGCCTAAACCAATCACTAAATCATCAAAGTGAATAGGTTCGGAATCTTTACAGATAATCTGTTGATTTTCAATATCAATATTAGTTACTTCTGCAAAGACTTGATTCAGGCGTGGATGTTCTGGAAATGGAACACGAATATGTTGATCAGAAATAGTCCCAGCGGCTAGAGCATAATACTCCGTTTTCAAACAGTGATACGGTACCTTATCAACTAGAGTAATGGTAACATCATCAGGCAACTGGTTTGGCAATAAGCGCAGCAGAACGCGCATATTCCCATATCCCCCTCCAAGTAACACTAAATGTTTCATATTATTATTTCCCCTTTTGCTTAATGCTTTTGATGGAAAAAATCCCTCTAGAAAAAATCCCTTACAAAAAAATAAACCCTTTAATCTAGCTGTGGCTCCTAGTGGCTCGAGGTCATCTGCTCTGCCTTTCTGTCGCAAAGTACGCGACGACAAGGCTGATCAGATGCTTGTCGCCCCTGAACAGTCGCCTCGCATTTTTAATCTAGCTGTGGCTCCTAGCTACTCGAGGTCAAAAGCACATCCTTTCTGTGACAAAATACGCCACGTCAAGGCAGTTCTTTTGCATATCGTAGCTGAACAGTGCCTCACTTTTTTATTTACTATTCCATTATGAAGTATATCGAAAGAATGAATAATACACAACAGCATTTGGCTGTTTTTATTCTTGGTATAGGAAACTCTAAAAATAAAGAACGGTGGGTCACTTTTTTAAATGTGGTCTCCTCAGCTCCAGCGCCTATCGTCTAGCGAATTTCTCCGTATTCTCCCTCCGATAAGTCAACATCAGCTCGGGAAGGGCCTCGCAGTGTTTCCTTTATCTCAGTCGAAACTTGCGAAATCCGTACGCCGATGAGCGAGGCGCTTCCGCATTTGTCTCCTCTAGCTCCAGCGCCTATCGTCTAGCGAATTTCTCCGTATTCTCCCTCCGATAAGTCAACATCAGCTCGAGAAGGGCCTCGCAGTGTTTCTTTTATCTCAGTCGAAACTTGCGAAATCCGTACTCAGACCTGAAGCATTTTTGCTTTTGTTCTTTGAAAAAATTGTTGAAAAAACTAAAAAAATGATCTTTATTCTTTAACCAAAGGGTGACTAATAGTACAATAGTTTTTGTGAGGTGAGATGAATTGAAACCATTAATTGAATTTTGTATTAGTAATTTGGCAAATGGTGCTCAGAAAGCACTTGAGATATTAGAAAAAGATTCGAATTTAGATGTGATTGAGTATGGCTGTTGCAGTTATTGCAGTCGTTGTGCGGAAAATCTGTACGCTGTTGTGAACGGGGAGCCGGTAGATGGAGATACACCAGAGGAGCTTGTTAAAAATATTTATGAGTATTTGGAAGAAAACCCTATGTTTTAATGAAATCTGTTCATTTACAATGGACAAACTTTAAACCAGGCTATCTCTTAAGGTATATAGGGTAGCCTGATTTTTTGTTTAGGATACTAAAAATTTTAGTACTGTGCATAACCTAACAATGTTGTCCACGTCTAGAAAATTTTCCCGTTTTCTCCCTCCGATAAGTCAACATTAGCTCGTGTACTACCTCACTCTCGTTTCCTTTATCTCAGTCGAAACTTGCGAAATCCGTACGCCAGACCTGCGGCGCTTGCGCTTTTGTTTCTTCCATAACTTATTATTTAACCTCTTTCATCGTATCCCTCAGTTCGTACCATTGTTCGCGGGCCATTTCAATGATTCTTTTTTCGGTTGAATACCTTTGCTTTTCAATCACTTTTGAAAAATAGGTGCTCGCTTTTTCCCATTTCCCGATTCTTTTGTTCAACTCCCCGATTAAATATAGAACTTTTACATCAGTCATTTGTGTTCCTGTAAAATCATCTGCCATATAGGATTCATAATAATGGTCGGCGGCTAATTTTAAAAAGCGTGTTTCTTGTTTTTCATTTTTTAATTCACGATAGAGCCAGGCCGTTCTTAACAATAGCCCTGCAATCGTAATATGTTTTTCTTTTTTTAAATTTGCGCAATAAGCGGCTAATTTATAGCTGTTAATAGCAACCTGTATGTTTCTCTCCTTCTCATATTTCTCCTGTGGGACCCACTGGGCACATACATGAGCTTCAATTTGCCCCTTTGTGTTCGGTGAAAAATAGGGTGAAAAATCCTCCGTAAAGGAGAAACCACAATGAGGGCACACTTTAACATTATAAAAAAGCGGGTTGATGTCATTGTTTTCATAAATGGGACAAAGGTCAGTGTCGTGACCGATTACCTTTATAAAACGTGACCGGACTTTGTTTGTGATAAAAGACTTATGACAAAATAAACATTTTTCTTTTTTTCCATAAAGCGGGGTAATTTCGTCCATTTTATTGGCCCCCTTCATTTTATTAAAAAGGACTTATGACCCTATTATAATCATAAATATGAGAAAAAAGAATGATTAAATAGGAAGTTCATCAGGAAAATCATCCTATATGATGGATAGGGAGGTTGAAGCATGTTAGTTGAGTGCACAATAAACAATGTTTATAATTATAATAAGGTAAAAACATAGGTAAAAAAGCGGGTTGCTTAGCATAAAGTATGATAGAACGGAGGGAAAAATGATGAGTGAACTCATTACAATTACGGAAGCTGCGGCATCACAAGTGAAAGAAATGATGAAGCATAATGAAGAAGAGGGGGCTTTCCTACGTGTCGCCATTAAAGGGGGCGGATGTAGTGGCTTATCCTATGGAATGGGATTTGACCATGAAAAAAATGAAGGCGATCAACAGCTAGAACAACATGGAATTTCCATTCTAGTCGATGAGGAAAGTGCGGCCATTTTAAAAGGAACAGTGATCGATTATAAACAATCCATGTTAGGTGGCGGCTTCACCATTGACAATCCAAATGCGATTGCATCATGTGGCTGTGGATCATCGTTCCGAACAGCGACAAATACGGGTAAGCCTGAGGAATGCTAATCGTCTGAAAAAATGACCGTGTTTGCAAGCATCAAATAAAATTCAGGTGTTATGCCTTTAATATTTTGACCAATGAGGGACTCTTCAGAAGAGCAGGATGACTGACTTTTCTTTAGAGCCCTTTTATTTTATTGTTCAAAAATCGATGTACTATGAAGAGGCTGGACTCTTGCTTTCGGGTCCATGTATGCTTTGGCGTTATTAACTGCTGTTGGCGCTTCACCAAAACCGGATGCAATGAGTTTGACTTTCCCATCATATGTACAAACATCACCAGCGGCATAAACCCCTTCGATATTTGTTTCCATTTTGGAGTTGACGATAATTGAATTTTTCGAAATTTCAAGTCCCCAATTTTTCATCGGACCAAGGGAGGAGACAAAACCGTAATTCACAATGACATCATCCACTGGAATCGTTTCCAATTGATCCCCACGAACTTCTTCCAATTGTACTTCTTTAATTCCGTTTTCATCACCTATAAGTTTTGTTGGGGTGAATGGCGTTTTTACGGCCACTTTAGAGGAAAGTAATTGTTCCACACTATGTTCATGTGCCCGGAATTTATCACGACGATGGACGATCGTCACTTGTTTGGCAATAGGTTCAAGCATCAAGGCCCAATCGACAGCGGAATCTCCACCTCCACAAATGAGGACACGTCGATCTTTAAACTTTTGCAAATCGGTAATAAAATAATGAAGGTTTTGCTCTTCAAATTGGCTTGCAGTTTCAATTTCTAGTTTCCGTGGTTGGAAGGCACCATTTCCTGCTGTAATAATAATCGTTTTACTATAATGTATTTCTTGATCTGTCGTTAGCTTAATCACTTGATCTTCTATCTTTTCGATGTTTTCGACAGATTGCTTCAGGCATACGGTTGTTTCGAATTGAGACATTTGTTCTTTTAAGCGGTCAACTAACTCTTGGGCTTTTACTTTAGGAAACCCGGCTACATCATAAATATATTTTTCCGGATAAAGGGCGGATAATTGGCCACCAAGATGTGGAAGGCTTTCGATAATTTTGACGCTCGCCTTTCTCAATCCACCATAAAACGCTGTAAATAAGCCGACAGGTCCTCCGCCGATAATCGTAATATCATATACCTTTTGATCCTCTCTCAAAGAAATACCTCCAATCATATTCGAAAAGTTAACATCATTTTATCACAGTACAATGCGGATCACCTAAAATTTGCTTCTTATTTTGGAGCAACTGAAACGAATGTGACAAACCTTTGAAAAGTATGACCGTCCCCATGTTTTCCAGGTTATTTTCTTTCCGCTTAGCTTCTTGCCACGTTACGAGAGGAATAGGAACTGCTCCTATTTTCATATGGCAAAATCAGGGAAGAGCCAGAATCATTTTTAATAAATAGAAGAATCCTCATTTTTCCCCTTACTAAAAAACTAGGGAAAGATCTTATGATTTAGTCCAATACGCTGTTTCCTTTCTTCAGTAATAAGGGATAGAGTTTTGGATTGCTATAGAGATCAAAGAAGCGACACCAAATGGAATCATCCATTCGAGTTTAAAGCCAGACTTGAAAGGAGAGATTTTGTTTTCGATGAACAAAATAAAGCCGGAATCCGTTTAAAAAGGTTAGGGATCCCGGCTTTAAATATTTTAAGCTTCCTCTACGTTTTCTTTTCCATTTCCTTCACAATGTCGGCAAGTTTCAGAACCGCCTAATAGGAGTTGAAAATATCCACTACCTGAACAATAGGTGCATTCTTTTTGTTTTGTTTCAGTTTTCATATGTTCCACTCCTTTATAATTTATTGAATTTTCTGATAATATAACATTTTTTACCCCCTTTTGGCAATAATAATTTTTTCCAATATAAAAGGGTATTTGAATAACTTATGACATTCCTGTGTATTTCTCGCTATTTTGTACTATTTTGTTGACGGAAATTGAAACATTCAGTACACTTATTTTTGTGTCGAGGGAGGTGGATCCTTATGCATATCGCAGTTTTATTAATATCGATGCTATTGTTTTTTGTTTTATTTTTTGGAATTGGCTTTATTTTAAATATGTTATTACGTATGACTTGGATCATGGCTTTTCTCTTTCCGATTGTGACCATTATTTTAATTGATGGAATCAGTACATGGGATTACTTCACAAATACGAGTGAAGCATTTCGTATATTAGGAACAAAGATTACGTCATTAAAAGTTCCGGATATTTTAATTGTACTAAGTGGATTGGCTGGAGCCATCGTCTCAGGGACTACGATGAGAATTCTTCGAAAAAAAGGATACCGGATGTTTTAAGACTCTACTTTATTTTAGTAGGTCTTTTTTTACTGTTTAGGAAAAATTAAAATTAAAAACTGTGGATATTCCTACGATAAGTCAACATCAGCTCGTGCACTGCCTCAAAGTGTTTCCTATATCTCAGTCGAAAACTACGAAATCGTATGTCAGACCTGCGGCGCTTTGGCATTTTTTCTTTTTGAATAAAATCCCCCAAGTTTGGAAACGACTAAATTTGGGAGGAATGATATTAAAAATGGGAAATTTACCAAAAATGGCAAAGCGTCTTCTCATGACAATCTTGTTTTTGGCTGCGATATTATCAACATATGAAGCAGTATCAGGAGTGGAAGCAAGTGTATTAATAAATAAATTTTTTCAAGGGAAAAAAACGTCGGAGCGTTATTCACATTTTGAAAAGGATCCCTCTGCCCTTTTAGCAAAAAATAGGTTGCCAGAACAAAGGAAATTAGAAGAGGAGATGAATTGGTCCGTTTATCCGAAGGCAACCGTGTTAGCCACTGGCTATACAGCGGGGATCGAATCAACAGGGAAAACACCTAATCACCCTGGCTATGGGATCACTTATTCTGGTGTGAAAGTAAAAAGAGATTTATATTCTACTATTGCAGCGGATACGAATGTTTTCCCGATCGGGACGATTTTGTTTGTTCCAAATTATGGTTATGGGGTTGTGGCGGATACGGGTAGTGCGATAAAAGGGCATAAAATCGACCTATATTATGAAACAGTAAAAGATGTTTACGATGAATGGGGCAAGAAAACGGTAGAGGTATACGTCGTAAAAAAAGGAAACGGTACTTTAACAGAAGAACAGTTGAAACTATTAAATGAAGATGAAGCGATGCAAGTCTTTCGAGAACAGTATATCAAAACGAAAGATGAGTAAAAAGCGTGCTGGCAACACGCTTTCATTTTGTAATTTAACCAAAGATCGAATGGAGCGGAATATCCTTATATACTTCAGGATGCAATCGGGTTCCTAATTGATGCAACCCTTTTATTAACCGTGGTGACGGTCGGCAGTATAGTTCCTCTTCCATCACAAAAATTTTATGATTCTTTACAGCAGGAAGTTCTGTCCAACCAGGTCTTTTCTTCACGATGGCTGGGTTTATTTTTTCCGTTCGAACCCCGACCCAAGCAAGTAGAATATAGTCTGGATTCTTTTCAAGGACCTCTGACCACTCCGTCTTATGACTGGATGTATCTTGATCAGCGAATAGGTTCATGGCACCAGCCGCTTCACTGAGTTCCGTTAACCAATTGATTTTTCCAGGAGAGAAAACGGGCTTTGGCCACCATTCCCAATATAATGTTGGTTTTTCCCTGATTTCCTGTGCTGCTTGTTTAAATAAAGATAATTGACGTAAATAAATTTCTACGAATTCTTCTGCTTTCTCCAAAGCGCCACAAACTTTTCCAACTTCTTTTAATGATTCCCCAATTTCTTCGAATGATTGAGGATTGGTCACAATATAAGGTAAATTTCTTTCTTTCAATCGTTCAATATTTTTTTCCATTCCAGGGACACTTAAGGATGCAAGGACGATATCTGGGTTTAACTTTTCTAATTCATCCATATTAATGTCCAAATCAGATCCGAGCCGTGGTAAAAGATTGACACTTTCAGGCCAATCTGAATAATTATCTACACCAACTAATTGATCGGTTAGACCCAAAAATCCAACCAATTCTGTATTGCTAGGGCAGATGGAGACAATTCGCATATACACTCGCACCTCCGCTTTAAGAATATCAACCATAGTATAGCATAGGAACCTATAAGAATTGTGTAAGAAAAATATTTTGAAACACGAAGTAATGAGGTTTTTCAGCTATAATGAAGAATGGAGGTGGGAATATGTTTAAAGTAAATCAACTTGACCCTTTTCAACATGAATCGTCATGTTTATTCATAGGGGTTTTTGAAAAACCAGTAAAATTTGAAGGAATATTACAACCATTAGATGATGCCTTTTCGGGACAATTAACCGATTTAGTAAAGGAAGGGGAATTATCAGCTAAAAGAAATGCCGTGACAACCGTATATTCTTTCGGAAAAATTCCCGCAAAAAAAGTGGTGTTCATTGGCTTAGGTAAAGAAAAACAACTTTCATTTGAACAATTAAAAGAAGTGTTTGGCAACGCTTTTAAAAAGGTGAAAAATGCAGAAAAAGTAGGTGTTTACCTAGATTCTTTTATCACGGAATCGATCGATGTATTCGATGCTGCTAGAGCATTAAGTGAAGCTTTCCATTTATCTACCTATCAATTTTATGGTTATAAACAAAAGGCCCAAACTAGGGATCGAGCCGTTAAGGAAATCGAAGTGTACTCGAGGGAAGAAGTTTCAGAGCTAACGGATTCACTCAAAATAGGCAACGCTTTTGCTAAAGGAACAAATTCTGCTAGAACACTTGTCAATATTCCTAGCAATTTATTAACCGCTGAAGAATTAGCAAATTATGCTGTAGAATTAGGAAAAAAATATGCTTTCGAAGTAGAAATTTTAGAAAAAGAAGAGATTGAAAAATTAGGAATGGGAGCGTTTTTAGCTGTCAATCAAGGATCTAGTAATCCTC
Proteins encoded in this region:
- a CDS encoding YuzD family protein, whose translation is MDKQVEIIIYGAEVVCASCVNSPSSKETYEWIEAAVSRKFPNQPFKISYVDIHQPQEDELKKSFCQKIIDEDMFYPVVLIEEQIVGEGNPRLKAIYAEMEKYGYRSE
- a CDS encoding YuzB family protein translates to MKPLIEFCISNLANGAQKALEILEKDSNLDVIEYGCCSYCSRCAENLYAVVNGEPVDGDTPEELVKNIYEYLEENPMF
- a CDS encoding NifU family protein encodes the protein MDFLFNTLYNRNSRKESISMSDQQMTEQVQEVLDKLRPFLLRDGGDCELVDVEDGIVKLRLLGACGSCPSSTITLKAGIERALLEEVPGVLEVEQVF
- a CDS encoding NAD(P)/FAD-dependent oxidoreductase; translated protein: MKHLVLLGGGYGNMRVLLRLLPNQLPDDVTITLVDKVPYHCLKTEYYALAAGTISDQHIRVPFPEHPRLNQVFAEVTNIDIENQQIICKDSEPIHFDDLVIGLGCEDKFHNVPGAEEYSLTIQTIGKARVSYQHLSNMPAGSIVGIVGAGLSGIELASELHESRPDLDIKLFDRGTRILSAFPERLSKYIHEWFTDHGVEVVNNANITKVEPGLLYNHEDPVQCDAIVWTAGIQPSKVVREMDVEKDRSGRVVLTKYHNIPEHENVYVVGDCASLPHAPSAQLAEGQAEQIVQVLQKRWNGDPLPDELPEIKLKGILGSLGKKQGFGFVADRAITGRLARLMKSGVLWLYKYHNG
- a CDS encoding 2-hydroxyacid dehydrogenase; the encoded protein is MKPIILITRKLPDAAIKDLKNQYHIDMWEEEDVPIPREILLEKSKNVDALLTMITEKIDEELIANAKQLKVIANCAVGYDNVDVETATKYGVAVCNTPDVLTDTTADLTFALLMVTARRMIEAEKYIQNGQWKSWSPFLLAGKDIHHKTLGIVGMGKIGSKVAKRAKGFDMNILYHNRTRKIEVEEEIGAKYCSFEELLRTADFVVCLAPLTPETEGMFQKEQFNMMKKDAIFINVGRGPIVNEQDLYEAVKNGVIGGAGLDVFEKEPIDETHPLLTLPNVVALPHIGSSSVETRMRMIQLSCSNIDQILKEKIPHTLVNKQIML
- a CDS encoding phosphatidylglycerophosphatase A family protein, with protein sequence MNGKSDSPMDLTEKTARKWLTDRGVKIEDIAELVMFLQNKYHPDLKMEECIENVERVLGKREVQNAIITGIQMDILAEKKMLEEPLQSIIETDEGLYGVDEILAFSIVNVYGSIGFTNYGYIDKQKPGILDRLNDKSTGEVHTFLDDIVGAIAAAASSRLAHRAANTE
- a CDS encoding TIGR01457 family HAD-type hydrolase; its protein translation is MKKYKGYLIDLDGTIYRGTEKIKEAEHFISRLIQAKIPYLFVTNNSSRTKEQVAEKLTTFNIPATPEQIFTTSMATANFMYERKPAATVFVIGEEGIREALTQKGFTFVDEKPDFVVVGIDREINYEKLTLACIGIRNGATFISTNGDIVIPTERGLLPGNGSITAMISVSTETEPIFIGKPEAIIMEQALKTLGTSKEETLMVGDNYKTDILAGIHAGLDTLLVHTGVTTPEHLKQYSIQPTYAIQNLDEWSV
- the yutH gene encoding spore coat putative kinase YutH, with product MELHHLLERHYGVKIEDVLQDGVDLRYSSKGFLYTISNVTNWEQELLAELHKMSNHLMAKGDPSVSTFVSNKDGRFLMTVNEADYVVLKNNRIPSPASIRYGRKLARFHNRGQYMNENIQHASRIGQWKYLWEQRLEQLESLFHQIIRQHPEDSFEEMFVKSYPYYMGLAENAIQYIVDTEIDEQPQEVDSGTICHDRFHRKSWGDDLFIRNPLDWVFDHPGRDLAEWIRSTYWSHSRIYRQDIQTFLNEYQSLRSLSAFSWRLIYARLLFPLHYFECIEDYFLTTETQTKKQLEEQLDRAIRDATDYEHFLALFYEIANVPVRQYRIPLIAWLH